The Epinephelus lanceolatus isolate andai-2023 chromosome 14, ASM4190304v1, whole genome shotgun sequence genome has a window encoding:
- the LOC144466771 gene encoding trace amine-associated receptor 8a-like produces MPHGRNACVGTAAATRYLRKEEYMVEHITRPRCSSSPDDDDPASDQKLPGRQQHTICSGSCQSCSSLKMEELCFPQLLNTSCRKPTSPWANFVLLNIVLYFISLLTVALNLLVIISVSHFRQLHTPTNILLLSLAVSDFLVGLLVIPGEILLKTSCWFLGDLICLLYYYVSVIIVCSSIGDMVLISVDRYVAICDPLHYTTRVTVKRVKLCVCLCWLCAVSYCSLLLKDDLTQPGRYNSCHGECVIVMNHTAGVVDLVVTFIVPISVIVVLYMRVFVVAVSQARAMRSHITAVTLQLSVNQKTKKSELKAARTLGVLVVVFLICFCPFYCVTLAGDALVSSSSAWLYLFYLNSCLNPLIYALFYSWFRKAVKLIVSLQILQPGSCSTNIL; encoded by the exons ATGCCCCACGGAAGGAACGCGTGTGTAGGTACAGCGGCGGCCACAAGGTATCTGAGGAAGGAGGAATATATGGTCGAGCACATCACCAGGCCCAGGTGCAGCTCATCACCTGATGACGACGATCCCGCCTCGGACCAGAAGCTGCCAGGAAGACAACAACACACA ATTTGTTCAggaagctgccagagctgcagctctctgaagATGGAGGAGCTCTGCTTTCCACAACTGCTCAACACCTCCTGCAGAAAGCCCACCTCTCCTTGGGCCAACTTTGTGCTCCTTAACATTGTGCTGTACTTTATCTCTCTGCTCACTGTGGCTCTTAACCTCCTTGTCATCATCTCAGTCTCCCACTTCAG gCAGCTCCACACACCCAccaacatcctcctcctctctctggctgtctcaGACTTTCTCGTGGGCCTCCTGGTGATACCGGGAGAAATCCTGCTAAAAACATCCTGCTGGTTTCTTGGTGACCTCATATGTTTGCTCTATTATTATGTGTCCGTCATCATTGTGTGTTCTTCGATAGGAGACATGGTGCTCATATCAGTCGACCGCTATGTGGCTATTTGTGACCCTCTGCATTACACCACCAGAGTCACTGTGAAAAgagttaaactgtgtgtgtgtctgtgttggctcTGTGCTGTTTCTTACTGTAGTCTCTTGTTAAAGGATGACCTGACTCAACCAGGCAGGTATAATTCCTGCCATGGAGAGTGTGTGATTGTCATGAACCACACTGCAGGAGTTGTTGACCTTGTTGTAACCTTTATTGTTCCCATTTCTGTCATTGTCGTTCTGTACATGAGAGTATTTGTTGTGGCTGTGTCTCAGGCTCGTGCCATGCGTTCTcacatcacagctgtcactctccagctttcagtgaatcaaaaaacaaagaaatcgGAGCTGAAAGCAGCCAGGACTCTTGGTGTTCTTGTAGTTGTGTTTCTAATATGTTTCTGCCCATTTTACTGTGTCACTCTTGCAGGTGATGCCTTGGTCAGTTCTTCATCTGCATGGCTTTATCTGTTCTATTTGAACTCATGTCTTAATCCTTTGATCTATGCCTTGTTTTATTCCTGGTTTAGAAAAGCAGTTAAACTCATTGTCAGTCTTCAGATTCTGCAGCCTGGCTCCTGCTCCACCAACATACTGTAG
- the LOC144466772 gene encoding trace amine-associated receptor 13c-like yields MGLRCQSCSSLKMEELCFPQLLNTSCRKPTSPWANFVLLNIVLYFISLLTVALNLLVIISVSHFRQLHTPTNILLLSLAVSDFFVGLLVLPGEVLLKTYCWFLGDLLCLLYFYVSFIITSSSIGDMVLISVDRCVAICDPLHYTTRVTVKRVKLCVCLCWLCAVSYCSLLLKDDLTQPGRYNSCHGECVIVINHTVGVVDLVVTFIVPISVIVVLYMRVFVVAVSQARAMRSHITAVTLQLSVNQQTKKSELKAARTLGVLVVVFLICFCPFYCVTLAGDALVSSSSASFVFYLFYFNSCLNPLIYALFYSWFRKAVKLIVSLQILQPGSCSPNIL; encoded by the exons ATGGGTCTACG ctgccagagctgcagctctctgaagATGGAGGAGCTCTGCTTTCCACAACTGCTCAACACCTCCTGCAGAAAGCCCACCTCTCCTTGGGCCAACTTTGTGCTCCTTAACATTGTGCTGTACTTTATCTCTCTGCTCACTGTGGCTCTTAACCTCCTTGTCATCATCTCAGTCTCCCACTTCAG gcAGCTCCACACACCCAccaacatcctcctcctctctctggctgtctcaGACTTTTTCGTGGGCCTCCTGGTGCTACCGGGAGAAGTCCTGCTAAAAACATACTGCTGGTTTCTTGGTGACCTCTTGTGTTTGCTCTATTTTTATGTGTCCTTCATCATTACGTCTTCTTCGATAGGAGACATGGTGCTCATATCAGTCGACCGCTGTGTCGCGATTTGTGACCCTCTGCATTACACCACCAGAGTCACTGTGAAAAgagttaaactgtgtgtgtgtctgtgttggctcTGTGCTGTTTCTTACTGCAGTCTCTTGTTAAAGGATGACCTGACTCAACCAGGCAGGTATAATTCCTGCCATGGAGAGTGTGTGATTGTCATTAACCACACTGTAGGAGTTGTTGACCTTGTTGTAACCTTTATTGTTCCCATTTCTGTCATTGTCGTTCTGTACATGAGAGTATTTGTTGTGGCTGTGTCTCAGGCTCGTGCCATGCGCTCTcacatcacagctgtcactctccagctttcagtgaatcaacaaacaaagaaatctgaGCTGAAAGCAGCCAGGACTCTTGGTGTTCTTGTAGTTGTGTTTCTAATATGTTTCTGCCCATTTTACTGTGTCACTCTTGCAGGTGATGCCTTGGTCAGTTCTTCATCTGCAtcatttgtgttttatctgttcTATTTCAACTCATGTCTTAATCCTTTGATCTATGCCTTGTTTTATTCCTGGTTTAGAAAAGCAGTTAAACTCATTGTCAGTCTTCAGATTCTGCAGCCTGGCTCCTGCTCCCCCAACATACTGTAG